Proteins found in one Bacillus subtilis subsp. subtilis str. 168 genomic segment:
- the cwlH gene encoding N-acetylmuramoyl-L-alanine amidase (Evidence 1a: Function from experimental evidences in the studied strain; PubMedId: 10515909, 10974124, 15687192; Product type e: enzyme), producing MVTIKKDFIPVSNDNRPGYAMAPAYITVHNTANTAKGADAKMHAKFVKNPNTSESWHFTVDDSVIYQHLPIDENGWHAGDGTNGTGNRKSIGIEICENADGDFEKATSNAQWLIRKLMKENNIPLNRVVPHKKWSGKECPRKLLDHWNSFLNGISSSDTPPKETSPSYPLPSGVIKLTSPYRKGTNILQLQKALAVLHFYPDKGAKNNGIDGVYGPKTANAVKRFQLMNGLTADGIYGPKTKAKLKSKLK from the coding sequence ATGGTAACCATAAAAAAGGATTTTATACCGGTATCAAATGATAATCGTCCTGGCTATGCGATGGCGCCTGCTTATATTACGGTGCATAATACAGCGAATACAGCCAAAGGCGCTGATGCGAAAATGCACGCCAAGTTTGTGAAAAACCCGAACACATCCGAAAGCTGGCATTTTACAGTTGACGATTCAGTCATTTATCAGCATCTCCCGATAGATGAAAACGGCTGGCATGCGGGAGACGGTACAAACGGGACAGGAAACCGCAAATCGATCGGGATTGAAATCTGTGAAAATGCTGACGGCGATTTTGAAAAAGCAACATCAAATGCCCAGTGGCTGATCAGAAAGCTGATGAAGGAAAACAATATTCCGTTAAATCGTGTTGTTCCCCACAAAAAGTGGTCCGGGAAAGAATGTCCGCGGAAACTCTTGGACCACTGGAACTCTTTTCTAAACGGAATTTCTTCCTCGGATACACCTCCAAAAGAAACTTCACCATCATATCCTCTGCCGTCTGGGGTTATAAAGCTCACTTCGCCTTATCGAAAGGGCACAAACATTCTCCAGCTGCAAAAGGCTTTAGCTGTACTTCACTTTTACCCTGATAAGGGAGCCAAAAACAATGGCATAGATGGAGTTTACGGACCGAAAACAGCGAATGCCGTCAAGCGTTTTCAACTCATGAACGGATTAACTGCAGACGGGATTTATGGGCCAAAAACAAAGGCCAAGCTTAAATCGAAGTTAAAGTAA
- the yqeC gene encoding putative catabolic 6-phospho-gluconate dehydrogenase (NAD[+]-dependent) (Evidence 3: Putative function from multiple computational evidences; PubMedId: 10658669, 15231785; Product type e: enzyme) produces the protein MKIGLIGLGKMGINIGKQFIDRNHQVVGYDVNQAAVDELKAYGAEGTTNLKEFISLLHPPRILWVMVPHGIVDAVLRDVSPLLSKGDMIIEAGNSHYKESIRRYNQMKEAGIHYLDAGTSGGMEGARHGACFMVGGDHEAWEIVEPLFRDTAVENGYLYAGEAGSGHFLKMIHNGIEYGMMAAIGEGFEVLENSQFDFDYEKVARVWNHGSVIRSWLMGLTERAFAKDAKLDQIKGIMHSSGEGKWTVETALDLQTATPVIAMSLMMRYRSLTDDTFTGKVVAALRNEFGGHATEKK, from the coding sequence ATGAAAATCGGATTAATCGGCTTAGGGAAAATGGGCATAAACATAGGAAAGCAATTCATTGACCGCAATCATCAAGTGGTTGGATATGATGTAAATCAAGCGGCTGTTGATGAACTGAAAGCATACGGGGCTGAGGGGACAACAAATCTTAAAGAGTTCATTTCTTTATTACACCCGCCGCGCATCCTATGGGTTATGGTACCGCATGGCATTGTCGATGCTGTTTTGCGTGATGTATCACCTTTATTAAGTAAAGGCGATATGATTATCGAAGCTGGAAACTCTCATTATAAAGAATCAATTCGCCGCTACAATCAAATGAAAGAAGCGGGTATCCATTATCTCGATGCCGGAACGTCGGGCGGAATGGAAGGCGCACGGCATGGAGCCTGTTTTATGGTGGGGGGCGATCATGAAGCATGGGAGATTGTGGAACCGCTTTTTCGTGATACTGCCGTCGAAAATGGTTATCTATACGCTGGTGAAGCGGGAAGCGGACATTTTTTAAAAATGATCCATAATGGAATTGAGTATGGAATGATGGCCGCGATTGGTGAAGGATTCGAAGTGCTTGAAAACAGCCAATTTGATTTTGACTACGAGAAGGTTGCCAGAGTGTGGAATCATGGTTCTGTCATTCGTTCTTGGCTTATGGGACTGACTGAGCGAGCTTTCGCTAAGGATGCGAAACTGGATCAGATCAAGGGCATTATGCATTCCTCAGGTGAAGGAAAATGGACGGTGGAAACCGCGCTTGATCTGCAGACGGCAACGCCGGTCATCGCCATGTCACTAATGATGAGATACCGTTCTTTAACAGACGATACGTTTACAGGAAAGGTGGTTGCTGCGCTTCGAAATGAATTTGGAGGCCATGCGACAGAAAAAAAGTAA
- the yqeB gene encoding hypothetical protein (Evidence 4: Unknown function but conserved in other organisms), with amino-acid sequence MLQNQSHTLIGVTKTAVFFLYAALAIIGFAIGYFIPQIAKWALSLPWIPLEGPLRLITSFQGSTASFITALLGMCAGIWFAHSVIAMLLSVKITDHTVEFIKGKKVQTIHSDDIALVFMDHKRLVLLGTAGYELVREEIDEKPVNVEKAFRQHHYEWATDGDPFKDQFRRWIPDAPDLSQGAHALLKARHKALQDEEKDDIEEFRLELAQLGIVVRDEGTRQYWRKAETYPPKIQLGEGL; translated from the coding sequence ATGTTGCAGAATCAATCTCATACTCTTATTGGAGTTACGAAAACCGCTGTATTCTTTTTATACGCTGCACTTGCAATCATCGGTTTTGCAATCGGGTATTTTATTCCGCAGATTGCGAAATGGGCATTATCCCTCCCCTGGATCCCTCTTGAAGGACCACTTCGGCTCATTACCTCTTTTCAGGGATCTACAGCTTCATTTATCACTGCTCTTCTCGGTATGTGTGCGGGGATTTGGTTCGCTCATTCTGTTATTGCAATGCTGCTGTCTGTCAAAATTACAGATCACACAGTGGAATTCATCAAAGGAAAAAAAGTGCAAACAATTCATTCCGATGACATCGCTCTTGTATTTATGGATCACAAACGGCTTGTCCTCCTGGGAACAGCCGGATATGAATTGGTACGGGAAGAAATTGATGAAAAACCAGTAAACGTTGAGAAGGCCTTTAGACAGCATCATTACGAATGGGCAACAGATGGTGATCCGTTTAAAGATCAATTTCGCCGATGGATTCCTGATGCACCAGACCTATCGCAAGGCGCCCATGCCTTATTAAAAGCTCGTCACAAAGCACTGCAGGACGAAGAAAAAGACGATATTGAAGAATTCCGTCTCGAACTGGCACAGCTGGGCATCGTTGTACGGGACGAAGGCACACGCCAATATTGGCGAAAAGCAGAAACCTATCCCCCGAAAATTCAGCTCGGCGAAGGATTGTAA
- the yqeD gene encoding conserved membrane protein of unknown function (Evidence 4: Unknown function but conserved in other organisms; PubMedId: 15849754, 15855514, 16850406): protein MLKKVIGILVIIAIISVGFFQKEAWLDAIKAGGMFSVLFSMLLIAADVFFPIVPFALIAALNGAVFGTANGIWITLTGSMLGTILLFFLARYSFRDWARKKVQAYPAIQSYEASFNKNAFTAVLLGRLIPVIPSLVMNVICGLSQVRWHVFFFASLIGKIPNIVVVTIAGANFTSNKLLSISIYGTYILIIMLVIYKKFPHLLKVPKK, encoded by the coding sequence ATGTTAAAAAAAGTAATAGGTATACTTGTGATTATCGCTATCATTTCAGTTGGTTTTTTTCAGAAAGAAGCTTGGCTTGATGCAATCAAAGCAGGAGGGATGTTTTCCGTTTTATTTAGTATGCTGCTGATTGCTGCCGATGTTTTTTTCCCAATAGTGCCGTTTGCTTTGATTGCTGCTTTAAATGGCGCAGTGTTCGGGACTGCAAATGGAATTTGGATTACACTGACCGGCTCAATGCTTGGTACAATATTGCTGTTTTTTCTCGCCAGGTACAGTTTTAGAGATTGGGCCAGAAAAAAAGTTCAGGCCTATCCTGCCATACAAAGCTACGAGGCTTCCTTCAACAAAAACGCTTTTACCGCTGTTTTATTAGGAAGGCTGATACCTGTCATACCTTCACTTGTAATGAACGTGATCTGCGGGCTGAGCCAGGTTCGCTGGCATGTTTTTTTCTTTGCGTCTTTAATAGGGAAAATCCCCAATATTGTTGTTGTCACTATTGCAGGTGCCAATTTCACCAGCAATAAATTATTGTCTATCAGCATTTACGGTACATATATTCTGATCATCATGCTGGTCATTTATAAAAAGTTCCCTCATCTTCTGAAGGTGCCAAAAAAATAA
- the nucB gene encoding sporulation-specific matrix degrading exported DNase (Evidence 1a: Function from experimental evidences in the studied strain; PubMedId: 7746143, 17209033, 21179489; Product type e: enzyme): MKKWMAGLFLAAAVLLCLMVPQQIQGASSYDKVLYFPLSRYPETGSHIRDAIAEGHPDICTIDRDGADKRREESLKGIPTKPGYDRDEWPMAVCEEGGAGADVRYVTPSDNRGAGSWVGNQMSSYPDGTRVLFIVQ, from the coding sequence ATGAAAAAATGGATGGCAGGCCTGTTTCTTGCTGCAGCAGTTCTTCTTTGTTTAATGGTTCCGCAACAGATCCAAGGCGCATCTTCGTATGACAAAGTGTTATATTTTCCGCTGTCTCGTTATCCGGAAACCGGCAGTCATATTAGGGATGCGATTGCAGAGGGACATCCAGATATTTGTACCATTGACAGAGATGGAGCAGACAAAAGGCGGGAGGAATCTTTAAAGGGAATCCCGACCAAGCCGGGCTATGACCGGGATGAGTGGCCGATGGCGGTCTGCGAGGAAGGCGGTGCAGGGGCTGATGTCCGATATGTGACGCCTTCTGATAATCGCGGCGCCGGCTCGTGGGTAGGGAATCAAATGAGCAGCTATCCTGACGGTACCAGAGTGCTGTTTATTGTGCAGTAG
- the yqeF gene encoding putative lipoprotein; putative esterase (Evidence 3: Putative function from multiple computational evidences; Product type e: enzyme) produces the protein MKHFIILFLLLFVTAGCEGRGYEDVVAFGDSNTRGSNWDYRDYPKAQQWVNILKTAERGNLDILNAGIGGQTTEDARLRFQTDVLDQKPKYLFIMFGTNDAAILTEGKPRVSKQRFRENLVYFIEESRKHGIKPILMTCIPIIEGNGKHHLFYYSRYQAAAFEPKGGARKWHNSYNDITRDVSKRLDVPLVDNWKHFIEADGGKATDEALIQSGLIDPSGNHMTPKGARIVYEGIQDGQILQR, from the coding sequence ATGAAACATTTTATCATCCTTTTCCTTCTGCTGTTCGTTACAGCAGGATGCGAGGGAAGGGGATACGAAGACGTTGTAGCATTTGGTGACAGTAATACGCGTGGCTCTAATTGGGATTATCGCGATTATCCAAAAGCACAGCAGTGGGTCAATATATTAAAAACAGCTGAGCGCGGTAACCTTGATATACTCAATGCGGGAATCGGCGGACAGACGACAGAGGATGCCCGTCTCCGATTTCAGACAGATGTGCTGGATCAAAAACCGAAGTATTTGTTTATTATGTTCGGAACCAATGACGCTGCCATACTGACTGAGGGGAAACCGAGAGTGTCGAAGCAGCGTTTTAGAGAAAATCTGGTTTATTTTATTGAAGAAAGCAGAAAACACGGGATCAAGCCAATCTTAATGACGTGTATCCCAATTATAGAAGGTAATGGGAAGCATCATTTGTTTTACTATTCCAGATATCAAGCAGCTGCTTTTGAACCAAAAGGCGGAGCAAGGAAATGGCACAACTCATATAACGATATTACAAGAGATGTGTCGAAGCGCCTGGATGTCCCTCTTGTAGATAACTGGAAGCATTTTATAGAAGCAGACGGCGGAAAAGCAACTGATGAAGCGCTTATCCAATCTGGTCTTATAGATCCTTCTGGAAATCATATGACACCTAAAGGGGCAAGGATCGTATATGAAGGAATACAAGATGGGCAGATCCTGCAGCGTTGA